The following is a genomic window from Nitratireductor basaltis.
CCCCTGACATTCTGTCGAACCAAGGCAAGCGCCTCTGCATAAGCCTCATCGAGACGTCTACTCACTCTCGCTCGCAATTCCAGATCGCTTGCTAGAGCATCCTCCCAGGTGTCAGGTGATCGGTAGACGAATGGTTGACGAGCTCCCACGCCGACCGATGCTTCCAAAGAGAAGGCCAAGGCCGTTGCTTGAGCCAGATCAGATTGCGGACCGCCGCCTGCGCCGAGCGTTGGTCTACCCACTACCACCTCTTCAGCCGCTCGACCTGCAACATATGACCAGATCAGGCTTTTTCGACCCTCTTCGTGATGCATGACGTCCGGATGGAACGTGGATTGCGTGTAAGGCCGTCCGTCCGATCCCTCGATCGTTACCAACTCAACCTCGGCTACGCCCGTCAGGGTCCGAGCGACGACATGTCCGGCTTCATGCACTGCGAAGCGATACCGCAGTCCATCATCCAGCTGAGGCAACCGATTCTTGATCCGCGCTTCGACATCATGGAGCGTCACCGCGCGGTCCTCACGGCGAGACCTCTGCCGCGCTTCCCGCACCAGCTTTTCGATATCGGCACCACTCATGCCATTGGCGCGGCGGGCGATGCGTAGGAGCTGCTCAATTTCGGCACCTTCAATCGGAAGATGGCGCTTAAGATGATGCCGCAGGATGCCCGAGAGAGACTTCGTATCCGGGAGCGGGATCTCGATGTGTGTCTCAAGGCGGCCCGCACGAACGAGGGCCCGATCCAGCAGCTCCGGTTTGTTGGTGGCACCAACGATGACTACCCCCTCACGTGCGACGGCACCATCCAGCAGCTCGAGCGCCTTATTGATGAAAGAGTTCCAGTACGAACTATCCCTGTCTTTGTGCCCTCCTCTTGTGCCAAAGCCGTTAATCTCGTCGATAAACAAGACAATCGGTCTATGCCGCTCAGCCTCTTCAAAAGTCTCCCGCACCCGCTGCAGCACCTCGCCGAGCGCGCTCGGCTCCAGCCAGGTTGACACGGATGTAGCCAGCAGAGGCAGCTGAAGGCTATTTGCCAGTGCTTTGGCAAAAGTTGTTTTGCCTGTTCCAGGGGGCCCGTGAAGCAGGAGGCGCGTGATCATGTCCTGCCATTCCAGTTGCCCCTCGCGCCAAAGGACGAGATCATTTTTCAGAGCAATAGCCCACTCCGCAGCTTCGCCGTAGCCGGAGAGCGCCTCCACCCGCAGGGCATTCTCATCATCCGGAGCAGCAGGCTGAATGAGTTCACCACCTGTGTCTGCAGTTCTGCTGTGCGATGAGGGAGCGTTGCGAGCGCTCTTCTTGCTCTGAGCCGAGTGTTTTTCAGGTGGTTGGGCAATTTTTGCCTGAAGCCGCTTGAGGACCTCCGAGCCGCTCATGCCAGGCCGAATGCACCAGAGCAGATCATCCAGAGAGAGTGTACTGCAGTCTTCTGGACTCACGGCATCCAGCATATCCAGATCATCTGCCGCGCCGATGACATGCCGCGCAACTTCTTTCAACAGTGCTGGTGACAGCGGATTGCAGCTGAGCCTCAGATCAGCCGACTGCACCAGTCGCTCTGGCAGGAGATCGGGGTGATCCGCGATCGCCAGCAGCGGCAACCCAGTGGTCGGAGCATGCTGCAGTCCTCGTGCGACGTCTCGTCTAGAGATCTCGTAAGAAGACTCAATCAAAATTGTAAGTCGCGGCGAGTAGGGCCGCATAACTGAAGGTGCAGCCCAGTCGAGAGTGATACGATCCACGGGGATCATGGTGAGCGGACGCGGCAGCAGAATCCCGCGGCGTAGAAGATGCGAGCAGCATCGTTCGAACCCAGGAACGGCTCCTTCCAGAGCGACAACAGGTCGGGGCCGTGACAGCAAGGCGTACAGGTCCGTCAGTGAATGGCCACTGTGCGCAGCCGCATCGCCAAGCATTAGAATGGTGGCGATCTCCGCGGCCAAAGCAGGCTCCACAGCGTCATGGACAGCAATTAGAAGCTCCTTCACCTGCTCCGCATCTGCCCCTTCTTCATCGTCATCAGGGCCGATCAGCGTGTCTGTCTTCTTGCCGAAAACCTCGTCTTCCTCGTCGCCGTTGAAGGCGAGGCAAGCGATCATCTCCAGGCGCAACTTCCGGCGCAGTCCACCCCTCAGAAAAACCTCACTTTTGTGTCCCGGTGCATAGCGCACGGGTGCGTCCTCACCCGCGGTGACGCGCTGAAGAACTTTCAGATTCACCGCAGCTTGCAGCGCGTGCCTGTATGTCTGATGCCGCAGACGCCGGAGCCAGAAGCGAAGGAGTCGGTCCCGAACCGGAGCGTGGGGAGAAGCCATACTCATGCCCCCTCTCCTGCGACAACTTTAAGCTTCGGTCTATGCCGCTGATCCGAGGCGAGCTGACCTCGCGACGCAAGCCAATGCCAGACTAGGATCGCAGTCGGGTCACCTTCATCGACCATCTCCACGAGCCTGCGCAAGACCCAGTTGGCCATCG
Proteins encoded in this region:
- a CDS encoding AAA family ATPase, which translates into the protein MNLKVLQRVTAGEDAPVRYAPGHKSEVFLRGGLRRKLRLEMIACLAFNGDEEDEVFGKKTDTLIGPDDDEEGADAEQVKELLIAVHDAVEPALAAEIATILMLGDAAAHSGHSLTDLYALLSRPRPVVALEGAVPGFERCCSHLLRRGILLPRPLTMIPVDRITLDWAAPSVMRPYSPRLTILIESSYEISRRDVARGLQHAPTTGLPLLAIADHPDLLPERLVQSADLRLSCNPLSPALLKEVARHVIGAADDLDMLDAVSPEDCSTLSLDDLLWCIRPGMSGSEVLKRLQAKIAQPPEKHSAQSKKSARNAPSSHSRTADTGGELIQPAAPDDENALRVEALSGYGEAAEWAIALKNDLVLWREGQLEWQDMITRLLLHGPPGTGKTTFAKALANSLQLPLLATSVSTWLEPSALGEVLQRVRETFEEAERHRPIVLFIDEINGFGTRGGHKDRDSSYWNSFINKALELLDGAVAREGVVIVGATNKPELLDRALVRAGRLETHIEIPLPDTKSLSGILRHHLKRHLPIEGAEIEQLLRIARRANGMSGADIEKLVREARQRSRREDRAVTLHDVEARIKNRLPQLDDGLRYRFAVHEAGHVVARTLTGVAEVELVTIEGSDGRPYTQSTFHPDVMHHEEGRKSLIWSYVAGRAAEEVVVGRPTLGAGGGPQSDLAQATALAFSLEASVGVGARQPFVYRSPDTWEDALASDLELRARVSRRLDEAYAEALALVRQNVRGIKIVAEALLEHGTLEGEPLARVLEKVRQCAMMRDEMQPTHDAVPATRKNLRCLDSGSVEADSAMRTSDSG